From Cellulomonas oligotrophica, a single genomic window includes:
- a CDS encoding FadR/GntR family transcriptional regulator has protein sequence MARRTGLIDVAVEALRARISSGEWPVGSRIPPEPALVELLGVGRNTVREAVQSLVHAGLLERRQGSGTYVLSASEMAVSMGRQIADARQRDVVEVRRALEMEAARLAARRRTSTDVAELLAHRDARAEAYRRNDLDAMVSTDLTLHRAVVRTAANPVLRSMYENLLDAIGENIRFNFVTDVHAHDQHDGLVDAIVSGDAQRAAHETGLYLSALLDD, from the coding sequence ATGGCGAGACGCACCGGCCTGATCGACGTCGCCGTCGAGGCGCTGCGCGCCCGCATCTCGTCCGGGGAGTGGCCCGTCGGGTCCCGCATCCCGCCCGAGCCCGCGCTCGTCGAGCTGCTGGGGGTCGGCCGCAACACCGTCCGCGAGGCCGTGCAGTCCCTCGTGCACGCCGGGCTGCTGGAGCGCCGGCAGGGGTCGGGCACGTACGTGCTGTCCGCGTCGGAGATGGCCGTGTCCATGGGCCGGCAGATCGCCGACGCCCGCCAGCGCGACGTCGTCGAGGTGCGCCGCGCCCTGGAGATGGAGGCCGCCCGGCTGGCCGCGCGCCGCCGGACGTCGACGGACGTGGCCGAGCTGCTCGCGCACCGCGACGCCCGCGCCGAGGCGTACCGCCGCAACGACCTCGACGCCATGGTCAGCACCGACCTCACGCTGCACCGGGCCGTCGTGCGGACCGCGGCCAACCCGGTGCTGCGGTCGATGTACGAGAACCTGCTCGACGCGATCGGCGAGAACATCCGCTTCAACTTCGTCACCGACGTGCACGCCCACGACCAGCACGACGGCCTCGTCGACGCGATCGTCTCGGGCGACGCCCAGCGCGCGGCGCACGAGACGGGCCTGTACCTGTCGGCGCTCCTGGACGACTGA
- a CDS encoding molybdopterin oxidoreductase translates to MTSREPTRELRRHHAEWWVVAAWSSLVLLVVSGLLAAAGVAH, encoded by the coding sequence ATGACCTCACGAGAGCCGACGCGCGAGCTGCGACGACACCACGCCGAGTGGTGGGTCGTCGCGGCGTGGTCGTCGCTCGTGCTCCTCGTGGTCAGCGGGCTGCTCGCCGCCGCAGGCGTCGCGCACTGA
- a CDS encoding FecCD family ABC transporter permease — protein sequence MSPAPARALLLGGLGVAVVVLTLVSAGTGQLHVPPAEVLGSLLHRVGLDVGPVPTHPHGDAALWTVRFPRVAMALLVGAALATGGAVMQGVFGNPLADPGVVGVSSGAAVGACLVIVTGWAFAGPWTVALLAFVGGLVATLVVYATARAGGRTEVVTLVLTGVAVNAVGGAAVAFLTFLGDTQAREQIVFWQLGSLNGTRWAYVGVVAPLVVVGVAAALLLARRLDLLALGERNARHLGVDVERLRLTAVVVVAVLTAGAVAFVGVIAFVGLVVPHVVRMVVGPGHAVLVPASALGGAVLLLGADLVARTAVPYADLPIGMLTALVGGPFFFWLIRRTRRTAGGWA from the coding sequence GTGAGCCCGGCACCCGCCCGGGCGCTGCTCCTCGGGGGCCTCGGGGTCGCCGTCGTCGTGCTCACCCTGGTCTCGGCCGGCACCGGGCAGCTCCACGTGCCGCCCGCCGAGGTGCTCGGCTCGCTGCTGCACCGCGTCGGCCTCGACGTGGGTCCGGTGCCGACCCACCCCCACGGTGACGCGGCCCTGTGGACCGTCCGGTTCCCGCGGGTCGCGATGGCGCTGCTCGTCGGCGCCGCGCTGGCCACGGGCGGCGCGGTCATGCAGGGGGTGTTCGGCAACCCCCTCGCGGACCCGGGCGTCGTCGGGGTCTCGTCGGGCGCCGCCGTGGGGGCGTGCCTGGTCATCGTCACCGGGTGGGCGTTCGCCGGGCCCTGGACCGTGGCGCTGCTCGCCTTCGTCGGCGGGCTCGTCGCCACGCTCGTCGTGTACGCCACCGCCCGCGCCGGCGGGCGCACCGAGGTGGTCACGCTCGTGCTCACCGGCGTCGCGGTGAACGCCGTCGGCGGTGCCGCGGTCGCGTTCCTCACCTTCCTCGGCGACACGCAGGCCCGGGAGCAGATCGTGTTCTGGCAGCTCGGCAGCCTCAACGGCACCCGGTGGGCGTACGTCGGCGTGGTCGCGCCCCTCGTCGTGGTCGGCGTCGCGGCTGCTCTCCTGCTGGCCCGCCGCCTCGACCTGCTCGCGCTCGGCGAGCGCAACGCCCGGCACCTGGGTGTCGACGTCGAGCGGCTGCGGCTCACGGCCGTCGTCGTCGTGGCCGTCCTCACCGCCGGCGCCGTCGCGTTCGTCGGCGTGATCGCCTTCGTCGGGCTCGTCGTCCCCCACGTGGTGCGCATGGTCGTCGGGCCCGGGCACGCGGTCCTCGTGCCCGCGTCCGCGCTCGGCGGGGCCGTGCTGCTCCTGGGGGCCGACCTCGTGGCCCGCACCGCCGTGCCGTACGCGGACCTGCCCATCGGCATGCTCACCGCGCTCGTCGGCGGCCCGTTCTTCTTCTGGCTCATCCGCCGCACCCGTCGCACCGCGGGAGGCTGGGCATGA
- the adhE gene encoding bifunctional acetaldehyde-CoA/alcohol dehydrogenase, with protein MTETTSKKSPRAKAAPAAQEAPAGTALGVAEPDAVAAAIDQLVANATKALAEFEKMTQDDVDRFVKKGAVAALDQHGQLAKLAVEETGRGVFEDKAVKNIFACEHVTNSMANLKTVGVVNVDEINGITEIAEPVGVIAGITPVTNPTSTAIFKSLISLKTRNPIIFAFHPSAQQSSIAAARVVRDAAVAAGAPEHCVQWVEAPSLAATSALMNHPGVATILATGGNAMVKAAYSCGKPALGVGAGNVPAYVEKTAKLARAINDIVLSKAFDNGVICASEQAAILDTEIYDAAMAEFTKLHAYRTTPAEKAQLEQFIFGVEAGGENCAGAKLNPTVVGKSPVWIAQQAGFTVPADTSIILAEVSEVGPSEPLTREKLCPVLAVLRASSTEEGISLAEQMVEFDGLGHSAAIHTQDEALTVEYGKRVKAIRVICNAPSSLGGIGDIYNAFIPSLTLGCGSYGHNSVSNNVSAINLVNIKRVGRRNNNLQWFKVPAKTYFEPNAIRYLADMPDVERVTIVTDATMTTLGFVDKVIDVLNRRGNRVALQIIDQVEPEPSVKTVQAGAAQMRHFRPDTIIALGGGSPMDAAKVMWLLYEHPEIVFSDLKQKFFDVRKRAFKFPTLGDLAKLVCIPTTSGTGAEVTPFAVISDPDAGKKYPLADYALTPTVAIIDPVLTSKMPRSLAADSGFDALTHATEAFVSVYANDFTDGMALQAIRLIFDNLSQSVNGEPTDPATKDAREKMHNAGTIAGMAFGNAFLGIVHAMAHVIGSTYHLVHGRTNATLLPHVIRYNGTVPTKLTSWPKYESYVAPERFQQIAQMLGLPAATPAEGVESYAQAVESLRAKVGIPSSFQAQGVDEQEFMTRLDEVAMGAYEDQCAPANPRMPMIADMKDLMTAAYYGTSLEDVRGRREQTEG; from the coding sequence GTGACCGAGACCACCAGCAAGAAGAGCCCCCGCGCGAAGGCGGCACCTGCCGCGCAGGAGGCTCCCGCCGGCACCGCGCTGGGCGTGGCAGAGCCCGACGCCGTCGCGGCCGCCATCGACCAGCTCGTCGCCAACGCCACCAAGGCGCTCGCCGAGTTCGAGAAGATGACGCAGGACGACGTCGACCGCTTCGTCAAGAAGGGTGCGGTCGCCGCCCTCGACCAGCACGGCCAGCTCGCCAAGCTCGCGGTCGAGGAGACCGGCCGCGGCGTCTTCGAGGACAAGGCCGTCAAGAACATCTTCGCGTGCGAGCACGTGACGAACTCGATGGCGAACCTCAAGACCGTGGGCGTGGTCAACGTCGACGAGATCAACGGCATCACCGAGATCGCCGAGCCCGTCGGCGTCATCGCGGGCATCACCCCGGTGACCAACCCGACGTCGACCGCGATCTTCAAGTCGCTCATCTCGCTCAAGACGCGCAACCCGATCATCTTCGCGTTCCACCCGAGCGCGCAGCAGTCCTCGATCGCGGCGGCCCGCGTGGTCCGCGACGCGGCCGTGGCCGCCGGTGCGCCCGAGCACTGCGTGCAGTGGGTCGAGGCCCCGTCGCTGGCGGCGACGAGCGCCCTCATGAACCACCCCGGCGTCGCGACCATCCTCGCCACGGGCGGCAACGCCATGGTCAAGGCCGCGTACTCCTGCGGCAAGCCGGCGCTCGGCGTCGGAGCGGGCAACGTCCCGGCGTACGTCGAGAAGACCGCCAAGCTCGCCCGGGCGATCAACGACATCGTCCTGTCGAAGGCCTTCGACAACGGCGTCATCTGCGCCTCCGAGCAGGCCGCGATCCTCGACACCGAGATCTACGACGCCGCGATGGCCGAGTTCACCAAGCTGCACGCCTACCGCACCACCCCCGCGGAGAAGGCCCAGCTCGAGCAGTTCATCTTCGGCGTCGAGGCCGGCGGCGAGAACTGCGCCGGCGCCAAGCTCAACCCCACGGTCGTCGGCAAGTCGCCGGTGTGGATCGCCCAGCAGGCGGGCTTCACGGTCCCCGCGGACACGTCGATCATCCTCGCCGAGGTCTCCGAGGTCGGCCCGTCCGAGCCGCTGACGCGTGAGAAGCTCTGCCCCGTCCTGGCGGTGCTGCGCGCCTCCTCGACCGAGGAGGGCATCTCCCTGGCCGAGCAGATGGTGGAGTTCGACGGCCTCGGCCACTCGGCCGCCATCCACACGCAGGACGAGGCGCTGACCGTCGAGTACGGCAAGCGCGTCAAGGCGATCCGCGTGATCTGCAACGCGCCCTCGTCGCTCGGCGGCATCGGCGACATCTACAACGCGTTCATCCCGTCGCTGACGCTGGGCTGCGGCTCCTACGGCCACAACTCCGTGTCGAACAACGTCTCGGCGATCAACCTCGTCAACATCAAGCGCGTGGGCCGGAGGAACAACAACTTGCAGTGGTTCAAGGTCCCCGCCAAGACGTACTTCGAGCCGAACGCGATCCGCTACCTCGCGGACATGCCCGACGTCGAGCGCGTCACGATCGTCACCGACGCCACGATGACCACCCTCGGCTTCGTCGACAAGGTCATCGACGTGCTCAACCGCCGCGGCAACCGCGTCGCGCTGCAGATCATCGACCAGGTCGAGCCCGAGCCCTCGGTCAAGACCGTCCAGGCCGGTGCCGCGCAGATGCGCCACTTCCGCCCCGACACGATCATCGCGCTGGGCGGCGGCTCGCCGATGGACGCCGCGAAGGTCATGTGGCTGCTGTACGAGCACCCCGAGATCGTCTTCTCCGACCTCAAGCAGAAGTTCTTCGACGTGCGCAAGCGTGCGTTCAAGTTCCCGACGCTGGGCGACCTGGCCAAGCTCGTGTGCATCCCGACCACCTCGGGCACCGGCGCCGAGGTCACGCCGTTCGCGGTCATCTCGGACCCCGACGCGGGCAAGAAGTACCCGCTGGCGGACTACGCGCTGACCCCGACCGTCGCGATCATCGACCCCGTCCTGACGTCCAAGATGCCGCGCTCGCTGGCCGCCGACTCGGGCTTCGACGCCCTGACGCACGCCACCGAGGCGTTCGTGTCGGTCTACGCCAACGACTTCACCGACGGCATGGCGCTGCAGGCCATCCGCCTGATCTTCGACAACCTGTCGCAGTCGGTGAACGGTGAGCCCACGGACCCGGCGACCAAGGACGCCCGCGAGAAGATGCACAACGCGGGCACGATCGCCGGCATGGCCTTCGGGAACGCGTTCCTGGGGATCGTGCACGCGATGGCCCACGTGATCGGCTCCACGTACCACCTGGTGCACGGCCGCACGAACGCCACGCTGCTCCCGCACGTGATCCGCTACAACGGCACCGTCCCGACCAAGCTCACGAGCTGGCCGAAGTACGAGTCCTACGTGGCCCCCGAGCGGTTCCAGCAGATCGCGCAGATGCTCGGCCTGCCGGCGGCCACCCCGGCCGAGGGCGTCGAGTCCTACGCGCAGGCCGTGGAGTCGCTGCGGGCGAAGGTCGGCATCCCGTCGTCCTTCCAGGCGCAGGGCGTCGACGAGCAGGAGTTCATGACGCGCCTCGACGAGGTCGCGATGGGCGCCTACGAGGACCAGTGCGCACCGGCGAACCCGCGCATGCCGATGATCGCCGACATGAAGGACCTCATGACCGCGGCCTACTACGGAACGTCGCTGGAGGACGTCCGGGGCCGCCGCGAGCAGACGGAGGGCTGA
- a CDS encoding cellulose binding domain-containing protein — MPSPTPATDRPRRARTARLAAGAAAVALLAGALVASPAGPAQAAGCTATYTVAASWGSGFTGNLAFTVDAPVDGWEVSWDFAAGEYLLQGWHADTTTTGTTVTARNPAWKRTLARGETWTVGFNATHTGRTPVPSAVRVNGVACTLPGASSPSATPTPSATPTRTATPTPTPTPTRTATPTPTPTRTATPAPTPTPTRTPAPTPTPTRTSTPTPTPTPTPSATSAPATWNPPASLAPALAEVWTHQEQTYNNGNLYAFRNYGWDQVIANGGYLNVCVRWDSTKPVSAALRDKIERVYAEQYQAWFDHLLDADGTTWNGWPYREVDVKVVGWAVRDRSLLQWDDAAMPVYVNDIREDAPQCPEDLGRFFHQDGRYPGGEELHYDQSLWLTDGFGGGAGGDWGQRMGTEYFLGAIDSPSITILQHEMGHTFGLDDFYDWTPTGVSKFVMRAGSSASITEFDGWMLRDWWRHLKPRYGL; from the coding sequence ATGCCCTCCCCCACCCCCGCCACCGACCGGCCGCGCCGGGCCCGCACCGCGCGCCTCGCCGCCGGTGCCGCCGCCGTCGCGCTGCTCGCCGGTGCGCTCGTCGCGTCCCCGGCCGGGCCCGCCCAGGCCGCCGGGTGCACCGCCACGTACACCGTCGCCGCGTCGTGGGGCTCCGGCTTCACGGGGAACCTGGCGTTCACGGTGGACGCCCCCGTCGACGGGTGGGAGGTGAGCTGGGACTTCGCGGCCGGCGAGTACCTGCTGCAGGGCTGGCACGCCGACACCACCACGACCGGCACCACGGTCACGGCGCGCAACCCCGCCTGGAAGCGCACGCTGGCGCGGGGCGAGACCTGGACGGTCGGGTTCAACGCGACGCACACGGGTCGCACGCCGGTGCCGAGCGCCGTGCGGGTCAACGGGGTGGCGTGCACGCTGCCCGGCGCGTCGTCGCCGAGCGCGACGCCCACGCCGTCCGCCACACCCACGCGCACGGCGACCCCCACGCCGACGCCCACGCCCACCCGCACGGCGACGCCCACCCCGACGCCGACGCGCACCGCGACACCCGCACCCACACCCACACCCACGCGGACCCCTGCACCGACCCCCACGCCGACGCGCACGTCCACGCCGACGCCCACGCCCACCCCGACGCCGAGCGCGACCTCGGCTCCGGCCACGTGGAACCCGCCCGCGTCCCTGGCGCCGGCGCTCGCCGAGGTCTGGACCCACCAGGAGCAGACCTACAACAACGGCAACCTCTACGCGTTCAGGAACTACGGCTGGGACCAGGTGATCGCCAACGGCGGGTACCTCAACGTGTGCGTGCGCTGGGACTCGACCAAGCCGGTGAGCGCGGCGCTGCGCGACAAGATCGAGCGCGTCTACGCCGAGCAGTACCAGGCGTGGTTCGACCACCTGCTCGACGCCGACGGGACGACGTGGAACGGCTGGCCGTACCGCGAGGTCGACGTCAAGGTCGTCGGCTGGGCGGTGCGCGACCGGTCGCTGCTGCAGTGGGACGACGCGGCGATGCCCGTGTACGTCAACGACATCCGTGAGGACGCCCCGCAGTGCCCCGAGGACCTCGGGCGGTTCTTCCACCAGGACGGCCGGTACCCGGGCGGCGAGGAGCTGCACTACGACCAGTCGCTGTGGCTGACCGACGGGTTCGGCGGCGGCGCCGGCGGCGACTGGGGCCAGCGCATGGGCACCGAGTACTTCCTCGGGGCGATCGACAGCCCGTCGATCACGATCCTGCAGCACGAGATGGGCCACACGTTCGGGCTCGACGACTTCTACGACTGGACGCCGACGGGGGTCTCGAAGTTCGTCATGCGCGCCGGGTCCTCGGCGTCGATCACGGAGTTCGACGGCTGGATGCTGCGTGACTGGTGGCGCCACCTCAAGCCCCGCTACGGGCTGTGA
- the lysA gene encoding diaminopimelate decarboxylase, which translates to MTDAPAGHAAGVPAGVPWSTGVVRGADGVVRVAGADVHTLAAEHGTPAYVLDEADLRARARAFREAFEAACAQVGTGADVYYAGKALLTRAVARWVHEEGLRVDTASGGELAVALAGGVPGADIGLHGNNKSDAELHAALDAGVGRIIVDSLVEVDRLADLVAARRAAGTPTDAAPVMVRLTTGVHAGGHEFIATAHEDQKFGLSLAAGPAGGDSPAVTALLRVLERPELRLLGLHSHIGSQILDPAGFAAAAEKVLALRAALAARTGVLVDEVDLGGGYGIAYLPGEVALDPDRAAKEVVHAVADACRALGTPLPRLSVEPGRAIVGPAGLTLYTVGTVKPVRLDDGRVRTYVSVDGGMSDNIRPALYGARYHAELVGRASDAAPVLARVVGKHCESGDVVVHEVQLPGDVRAGDLLAVAATGAYGRSMASSYNLLPRPPVVAVRAGASRVLVRRETVADLLALDVGDA; encoded by the coding sequence GTGACCGACGCGCCGGCCGGGCACGCCGCGGGCGTCCCGGCCGGGGTGCCGTGGTCCACCGGCGTCGTGCGCGGCGCGGACGGCGTCGTGCGCGTGGCGGGCGCCGACGTGCACACCCTCGCGGCGGAGCACGGCACGCCCGCCTACGTGCTCGACGAGGCCGACCTGCGCGCGCGGGCCCGGGCCTTCCGGGAGGCGTTCGAGGCCGCGTGCGCGCAGGTCGGCACGGGTGCCGACGTGTACTACGCCGGCAAGGCGCTGCTCACGCGCGCGGTCGCCCGCTGGGTGCACGAGGAGGGGCTGCGCGTCGACACGGCCAGCGGCGGCGAGCTCGCGGTCGCCCTCGCGGGGGGCGTGCCGGGTGCCGACATCGGCCTGCACGGCAACAACAAGTCCGACGCCGAGCTGCACGCGGCCCTGGACGCGGGCGTCGGGCGGATCATCGTCGACTCCCTCGTCGAGGTGGACCGTCTCGCGGACCTCGTGGCCGCGCGCCGCGCCGCGGGGACGCCCACGGACGCCGCCCCGGTCATGGTCCGGCTGACGACGGGCGTGCACGCGGGCGGGCACGAGTTCATCGCGACCGCGCACGAGGACCAGAAGTTCGGGCTCTCGCTGGCCGCGGGGCCGGCCGGCGGGGACAGCCCTGCCGTCACGGCGCTGCTGCGCGTCCTGGAGCGCCCCGAGCTGCGGCTGCTCGGCCTGCACTCGCACATCGGCTCGCAGATCCTCGACCCGGCCGGGTTCGCCGCGGCTGCCGAGAAGGTCCTCGCGCTGCGCGCCGCGCTGGCCGCGCGCACCGGGGTGCTGGTCGACGAGGTCGACCTCGGCGGCGGCTACGGCATCGCGTACCTGCCGGGCGAGGTCGCGCTCGACCCGGACCGCGCGGCCAAGGAGGTCGTGCACGCGGTCGCCGACGCCTGCCGCGCGCTCGGCACCCCGCTGCCGCGCCTGTCGGTCGAGCCGGGCCGGGCGATCGTCGGCCCCGCGGGGCTGACGCTCTACACGGTGGGCACGGTCAAGCCGGTGCGGCTGGACGACGGGCGCGTGCGCACGTACGTCTCGGTCGACGGCGGCATGAGCGACAACATCCGTCCCGCGCTGTACGGCGCGCGCTACCACGCCGAGCTGGTCGGCCGGGCGTCCGACGCGGCGCCGGTGCTGGCCCGTGTGGTCGGCAAGCACTGCGAGAGCGGTGACGTGGTGGTGCACGAGGTGCAGCTGCCGGGCGACGTGCGCGCCGGGGACCTGCTCGCCGTGGCGGCCACGGGTGCGTACGGCCGGTCGATGGCGTCGAGCTACAACCTGCTGCCCCGGCCGCCGGTCGTCGCGGTCCGTGCGGGTGCGTCGCGCGTCCTCGTGCGCCGCGAGACGGTCGCCGACCTCCTCGCCCTCGACGTCGGCGACGCCTGA
- the argS gene encoding arginine--tRNA ligase — MTPDQLADALRGALVHAVDDGTFALDPAAVPARVHIERPRQRDHGDWATNVAMQLAKKAGTNPRAFAEELARRLADVPGVAAVDVAGPGFLNIRLEASAAGELARTVVEQREAYGRNETFAGVKVNLEFVSANPTGPIHIGGVRWAAVGDSLARVLEASGAQVTREYYFNDHGAQIDRFARSLLARALGQEAPEDGYGGEYIAEIAEQVVADAIAAGEPDPRTLGTAEATEAFRVRGVDLMFAEIKASLRDFGVEFDVYFHEDSLHESGAVDRAVARLRESGHMFEADGATWLRTTDFGDDKDRVVIKSDGQAAYIAGDIAYYLDKRERGFDRVVIMLGSDHHGYVGRMMAVCAAFGDTPHVNLELLIGQMVNLLKDGQPVRMSKRAGTVLTIVDLVDAIGVDAARYALARSSSDQAIDLDLDLLTRASNENPVHYVQYAHARTVSVARNAGEAGVRREDGFDGSLLDHPSEAVLLGQIADFPRVVAQAADLREPHRVARYLEELAGAYHKWYDQRRVTPFGDEEVTDVHRTRLWLNDATRQVLANGLGLLGVTAPDRK, encoded by the coding sequence GTGACTCCCGACCAGCTCGCCGACGCCCTGCGGGGCGCTCTCGTGCACGCCGTCGACGACGGCACGTTCGCCCTCGACCCGGCCGCCGTCCCGGCCCGCGTGCACATCGAGCGACCCCGTCAGCGCGACCACGGCGACTGGGCGACGAACGTGGCGATGCAGCTGGCCAAGAAGGCCGGCACCAACCCGCGCGCCTTCGCCGAGGAGCTCGCGCGCCGGCTCGCGGACGTGCCCGGCGTCGCGGCCGTCGACGTGGCCGGCCCCGGCTTCCTCAACATCCGCCTCGAGGCGTCGGCCGCCGGCGAGCTGGCCCGCACGGTCGTCGAGCAGCGCGAGGCGTACGGCCGCAACGAGACGTTCGCGGGCGTCAAGGTCAACCTCGAGTTCGTCTCGGCGAACCCGACGGGGCCCATCCACATCGGCGGCGTGCGCTGGGCCGCGGTCGGGGACTCCCTGGCCCGCGTGCTCGAGGCGTCCGGCGCGCAGGTCACCCGCGAGTACTACTTCAACGACCACGGCGCGCAGATCGACCGGTTCGCGCGCTCGCTGCTGGCCCGCGCCCTCGGCCAGGAGGCCCCGGAGGACGGCTACGGCGGGGAGTACATCGCCGAGATCGCCGAGCAGGTCGTCGCCGACGCGATCGCCGCGGGCGAGCCCGACCCGCGCACGCTGGGCACGGCGGAGGCCACCGAGGCGTTCCGCGTGCGGGGCGTCGACCTGATGTTCGCCGAGATCAAGGCGTCGCTGCGCGACTTCGGCGTCGAGTTCGACGTGTACTTCCACGAGGACTCGCTGCACGAGTCCGGTGCCGTCGACCGGGCCGTGGCCCGGCTGCGCGAGTCCGGGCACATGTTCGAGGCCGACGGCGCGACGTGGTTGCGGACCACCGACTTCGGCGACGACAAGGACCGCGTCGTCATCAAGTCCGACGGGCAGGCCGCGTACATCGCCGGCGACATCGCCTACTACCTCGACAAGCGCGAGCGCGGGTTCGACCGCGTCGTCATCATGCTCGGCTCGGACCACCACGGGTACGTCGGCCGCATGATGGCCGTCTGCGCGGCGTTCGGCGACACCCCGCACGTGAACCTCGAGCTCCTCATCGGGCAGATGGTCAACCTGCTCAAGGACGGTCAGCCCGTCCGGATGTCGAAGCGTGCCGGGACGGTCCTGACGATCGTCGACCTGGTCGACGCGATCGGCGTCGACGCCGCGCGGTACGCCCTCGCGCGCTCGTCCAGCGACCAGGCCATCGACCTCGACCTCGACCTCCTGACGCGGGCCTCGAACGAGAACCCCGTGCACTACGTGCAGTACGCGCACGCGCGCACGGTGTCGGTGGCCCGCAACGCGGGCGAGGCGGGCGTGCGCCGCGAGGACGGGTTCGACGGCTCGCTGCTCGACCACCCGTCCGAGGCCGTGCTGCTCGGGCAGATCGCGGACTTCCCGCGCGTCGTCGCCCAGGCAGCCGACCTGCGCGAGCCGCACCGCGTGGCCCGCTACCTCGAGGAGCTCGCCGGCGCGTACCACAAGTGGTACGACCAGCGCCGGGTCACCCCGTTCGGCGACGAGGAGGTCACGGACGTGCACCGCACGCGCCTGTGGCTCAACGACGCGACGCGGCAGGTGCTCGCCAACGGGCTCGGCCTGCTGGGCGTCACGGCGCCCGACCGCAAGTGA
- a CDS encoding heme/hemin ABC transporter substrate-binding protein has product MRAAATWRRLVRAAAALTTTAALAACSTLGGAAGPVADGGARLADVSPVVDPRAVEGPSTAVVADAAVRPVADDPQPQLPASVVDVQGTSVTVTDVSRILALDVYGTLSRTVFELGLGANVVGRDVSSGFAEIADRPLVTTGGHDLSAEAILELAPTVVVTDTTLGPWDAVLQVRDAGVPVVVVDPHRDVATVGDLVQQVADALGVPAQGEELAQRARAEIDAKIAEIAAVAPADPADRLRIMFLYARGQAGVYYLFGEGSGADSLVDSVGGVDVAGEIGWEGMRPLTDEGLVTAAPDVILMMTDGLESVGGVDGLLERLPAVASTPAGERRRVVDMADSQVLSFGPATADVLDALAVALYAPGQDDA; this is encoded by the coding sequence GTGCGTGCGGCAGCGACCTGGCGGCGGCTGGTGAGGGCGGCCGCCGCCCTGACGACGACGGCGGCGCTGGCCGCGTGCAGCACGCTCGGGGGCGCGGCCGGGCCGGTCGCCGACGGCGGGGCCCGCCTGGCCGACGTCTCGCCCGTCGTCGACCCCCGCGCCGTCGAGGGCCCCAGCACCGCGGTCGTCGCCGACGCCGCCGTGCGCCCCGTCGCCGACGACCCGCAGCCGCAGCTGCCCGCGAGCGTCGTCGACGTGCAGGGCACGTCCGTCACGGTGACCGACGTCAGCCGCATCCTCGCGCTCGACGTGTACGGCACCCTCTCGCGCACCGTCTTCGAGCTCGGCCTCGGTGCGAACGTCGTGGGCCGGGACGTCTCGTCCGGCTTCGCGGAGATCGCCGACCGGCCGCTGGTCACCACGGGCGGGCACGACCTGTCCGCCGAGGCGATCCTCGAGCTCGCCCCCACCGTGGTCGTCACCGACACCACCCTCGGCCCCTGGGACGCGGTGCTCCAGGTCCGTGACGCGGGCGTCCCCGTCGTCGTCGTCGACCCCCACCGCGACGTCGCGACCGTCGGCGACCTGGTCCAGCAGGTCGCCGACGCGCTCGGCGTCCCCGCGCAGGGCGAGGAGCTCGCCCAGCGGGCCAGGGCCGAGATCGACGCGAAGATCGCCGAGATCGCGGCCGTCGCCCCCGCGGACCCGGCCGACCGGCTGCGGATCATGTTCCTCTACGCGCGAGGCCAGGCCGGCGTCTACTACCTGTTCGGCGAGGGGTCGGGCGCGGACTCGCTCGTGGACTCCGTCGGCGGCGTCGACGTCGCCGGCGAGATCGGCTGGGAGGGCATGCGGCCGCTCACCGACGAGGGCCTCGTCACCGCCGCACCCGACGTGATCCTCATGATGACCGACGGCCTGGAGTCGGTCGGCGGTGTCGACGGGCTGCTCGAGCGGCTGCCGGCCGTCGCGAGCACGCCGGCCGGCGAGCGACGCCGCGTCGTCGACATGGCCGACTCCCAGGTGCTGAGCTTCGGGCCGGCGACGGCGGACGTGCTCGACGCGCTCGCGGTCGCGCTGTACGCACCGGGCCAGGACGACGCGTGA